The window CTTTCTACACTATAATGACAGTAATATATTAGGTTAAATAATTTTTTTATTGATATTATACTATCTAAGTAACTGAAAGTCAATAATTAATGAACTTTAACAAAGTATTATTTGGATGTTTAAAGTAGCCAAATATATAGGAGGTTTGTTAATGTAATTGAGTTATAGTGGAATTTTGAGGATGTGACTGTTTTGAGTTTGTAACAATGCTTTACGAGATAGCATAAACGCAAAGCACCTGAATATTTAAATATTCAGGTGTTTCATAGCATTGGGAAAAAAATTTATTTAAATGGAAAGTTAGTATTTAAGTTCTATGCTGCCCCAGGTATCCTTAAGAAATTAGGGTATCATGAACAACAACTCTATACCAGTTATTCGAAAATTTCTCCACTGCATCTAAATGATTTTTATTCTCTTGATATGCATTGTGGTCTTCAACCGTATCGAATATAATCGTTAGCGAATAAGTGAATGAATTGTCGGTTACGGGTCGGGTTGGAGTATTTGCGGCCAAGCCATAGCTTAAAGACTTAATTAAATTTATTGGCTTCAAGCTTTCGAAAAAATTTGCAAACGCAATAATTTCCTCTTTAGACAATTGTGGTTTAAGCCAAAACATAACATAGTGTTGTATTTGACCTTTTGAACTTTTATTTTCGGTAGACATAATTTATATTTTAATTAAATATAAATTTTTTAATCAAAAAAAAAGCGATTATGTTTCCATAACCGCTTGAATAAATTTTTGAAATGATTAGTTTTTTGGTACCACGCGACCTGATTTTCTATCCTCACCTCTACCAATTAAATAGCCACCGCCAGCACCAACTAAACCTCCTATAATTGCACCTCTACCTTTTTTCTTGTCAATTAATGCGCCACCAACTGCACCTGCAGCACCACCAATTACTGAACCTTTCGCTGCATCACTCCAGCCTTTTTTCTTCGCTGTTGCTTGTGTTCCTCCATATGAACCAGAACTAGTTGAAGAACCACCACTTGATCTAGATGAAGAAACAGATCTTGCTCCAGCTCTTCTTGCCGCAACTAATGCTGCTTCTTGCTGTGCCTTTTCAGCTTGCTCTTGCTTAACGATTTCTACTTTTTTGAAACTGTCAATTCTTAAACTATCTTTAATTGCTTTTATAGCTAACTGTTTTTCTGCTTGCTGTTGCTTCAATGCCGCTTCTTCCTTTGCTTTATTGTTACAAGCGAACATTACTGAACTTAATGCGATTACTACGAATATCTTTTTCATTGTGTTAATTTTTTATAATCCAGTAAGTCTTTTTCTTCCTAACCAAAACTTACAGGCTTATTGTGATGTGTGTTAATTAGTTAATTATTGTTAGTATAGAAAAAATGATGCCAATTGTTTTTAATTTGAAAATTAATCAAGTAGATCTATATACCAAAAACCCATTACATTGAAATTTGAATCTGTTTCCTCATCTTCATTATCTAATTTTTTAGGAGCATTATAAGATCTAAAAACCTTATCTCCGAGATCAAAAGCAATTTCCTTATTAAAAATCGGACCTTCAAACGCAAAAGTATGAAACTCACCATTCTCACCGCAAGGGTCAATTGTCAATGGAAATTTATCAACTAAATCTTTTGTGATAACTTTTCCACAGAAACTTTTTAGATTATGTTGCGCACAAACAATGATGGTTTTATAGTTCAGCTGTAAAAATTCGTTAATTACATCATGAGTATTTCTGTTCCACAACGGAAAAATGCCTGTTAAACCAACCTCCGCTAATCTTTCTTCTCTATAAGTTTTTAGGTCTTCTAAAAAAATATCGCCGTATATAGCATGTGTAATGCCCTCATTCCTAAACTTTAAAAGATGCTTCCTCATCTCATCATCATAGGTTTCCATGTTAGGCATTTCGGGTAAACGAATTTGATGCAGTGGAATGCCTATACTTTTAACCTGTTTAATGAGTAAAGATTCGCGAATGCCGTGCATGGAAACACGATTGTACTTTTCTGTTACCGAAGTTACCAGATATCTTATTTGAATAGACGGATCCTGCAACATATAATGAAGGGCAAGTGTGCTATCTTTACCACCACTCCAATTGAATATACATTGTTTTTTAGTTCGCATTTAGCAAGATTTTCTTCAGTTCAGCAACTCCATCGACTGCATTTTTTTCTATACAAATTATGTTTTGATAACGTTTAACATCTGGCGTTCGGGGATCAATAATATATTTTATAGTTGAAGGCGCAACAAAATCAATTAAGCTAGCTGCTGGATAAACAGCGAGTGAAGTCCCAATTAAAACGAAAACATCTGCTTTACTACAAATACCTGCAGCTATTTCAATCATTGGTACTGATTCTCCAAACCAAACCACGTGTGGCCTAAGTTGCGAACCTAAATCACAAAGTTCGCCCATTTTTATTTCCGAACCTTTAATTTCGTAGGTCAAGCCAGGTTCTTTGTCTGATTGCGATTTTGTAATTATTCCATGGAGATGTGTAACATGACTTGAACCGGCCCTTTCGTGTAGATCATCAATATTCTGAGTGATAATTTCTACATCAAAATTAACTTCTAATGCTGCAAGTATTTTATGGGCTTGATTTGGTTCAGCATTTAAGACTTGTTTCCTTCGCTCATTGTAAAATTCCTGAACCATTTCTGGATTTCTTTCCCAAGCCTCAGGTGTAGCAACATCATAAACATTGTAACCTTCCCAAAGTCCGTCAGAATCTCTAAAAGTTTTAAGACCACTTTCTGCACTAATACCAGCACCAGTTAAAACAACTAGCTTCATATCAAATTAAATTACTTGGTAAGATTTAATTGAATTAAGGTTTACAAATTTCTTTTGAATCCTAGTGTCTGTTTTAAATATTTCTGGGTGAAACATGCATGATAAAGCCTCAATTCCATCAACTAATGTACCTATGCTTGGCTGGGTAAACATATCAAAATCGGCAAGATAAACTTGATTATTTTTAACAGCATCTAAATTATCCCAACCGGTTTTCGAAGTTAACAAAGGCATTTCTTCAAAACTTCGTGAAATGTCAAATCCACACGGAGCAATTACCAAAACCTGAGGATTGTACTTTACTATCTTATCCCATTGGTTAACAATTGAATCTCCTGCCGGATTAGAAAGCATATCTACCCCACCTGCAGCAGCAATTTGAAAAGGAATCCAATGACCGCAATTATAAATCGGCTCAATCCATTCCATCAACATTACACGTTTTAAAGGCGCTCTATTAGCCCTGAGTTTGTCTAAAATTAAATCTGTTTTTTGCTGCAGCTTGGCTAAGTAATTCAAAGCAACTTCTTCTTTTCCCATGGCTTTTGCTATGGTTATTGCGCAATCAAAAACATCTTGTAAGTTATTTGGAGATAGCGGAACAATTGTTGGCGTTTTGCTCAATTTCATGACAGCTGTTTCCGTGCAAACGGTATCAATATTACAAACTTCACAAATATCCTGAGTGAAAACGATATCTGGGGAAATGCTTTCTAATAACTCATCATCAACCCAATACAAGCTTTTGCCTTGTGCTTTAGATGCGGAGAAAATTCTATCAATTTCAATACTGGTATAATTCTTACCTTCTAAAATACACCTTACAATTTTTGGCAAATCTGCAGCTTCTTTAGGGCATTCGAATGTTACGCCGCAAAGATATTCCTGCAAACCCATATCGTAAATCATTTTGGTAGCAGCGGGAAGAAAAGAAACAACTTTCATATTCATTGATTTTTAAGTGCCATTCAAAATTTGTTTAAGGATCCAAATGTTGGATGCTAAACTAAATTAAGCATGACGAGTATTATAAAGATAAAAAAAATCCTCTTTTGACATGAATCAAAAGAGGATTTAATAATTATTTATATGTTAATTAAAGCTTCTGTGTTTGTAGTTTTAACACCGGGTATTTTGCCTTTAAAATTTCGAATGCTCCAAAAAGTATTGCTCCATAAACTAATGTTCCGTCTAAAAATCTAACTTCATATGGAATTGCCTTTGCCAATACCAACCAAAATCCGGATAAGTTTTGAGGATAAGCTGGATTACCATACCAAATTGGAAAATCAGTAACTATCCAATGAATTAAAACAATAGTTAATGTAGATGCCAATAAACTAATCCCATTTATCTTTTTTAACATCAATTTCCCAACTAAAACCATTAATGCAAAAGCTCCGTAAACCCAATACCAGCCTTCGTATAAAAAGCCATTACTATATTTACTAAAAATGGTTGTAGCTAAAACAAAATCACTTAAAAACAAGCTTAATAATGGGAAAGCAAACGCTTTGGCGTTATCTTTAAAATAAGCACCTCCAAAAAGTGCAACTGCTCCTATTGATGAGAAATTTGCAAATTGTAAGGCATCAGAATTAAAGGTTACTAATAACCGAAAAGCTGTTATCACCAATATCAATAGCAATAAGATAACGGTTCGTGGATTAAATTTTAAATTAGACATTTTTTGTAGTATCAAGTAATAAGTAACAAGTATTAAGACATCAATATTAAACTATCTTGTCTTAAACCTTAATTGCAAAGTTATATTTTTATTAGCGGATATTAAAACTCACGCCTGCATTAAAATTGAAACCCAAACTATTGTAGCCAATAATTTCATTATACTTTTCATTTAAAATATTCTTTGCGTCAAAAAATATTTTTACACGTTTTTTTGCCAAGGCATATTCTGCATATGCATTTAATAATTTATAAGCTGGCAAATTATCAACGGTATAAGTTGCAAAATTGCCATCAGTACGCTTACCAAAATAGCGATAGTTAGCGCTTACAAAAAGATTGTTTGTGGCCTGAACGCCTGCATTTAATCCAAAAGTATGTTTTGGTCTACGGAAAAGGTAATCCGCTATGGCGTTATCAACAAAATTAAATTCATTGCCTTCTACATAAGCATAATATCCGTTCACCGTAAAAATACCAAGTTTAACGGCTGGCTCAACTTCAAAACCTTTGGTTTTCTGACTAACTTGATTCACATATCCAGCTGGAAAAGCATAAATAATGGCATCTTTAAGGTCGCGTTTGAAACCTGCAATACGTAAACTGAATTTATCATCAGCAAAGCTAAAATTTACGCCAGCTTCATAATTTTGAGATTTTTCTGGTTCTAAATCCAAATTAGCTCCGAACTGGCCAAACAACATATTTAAGGTTGGCACCTTGAAAGCAGTTGATACCGTTCCAAATAATTTAACTTCTTTTATAATGTTGATACTTGGTGTTATAGAATAGGTAAAGTTCTCTCCATATTGTTCGTGTTTATTGTAACGGCCTCCAACTTCTAAATTGAATACACTTAAATCGTGTAAGAATAGTGAACCATAGGCAGCGAAGATACTAGCTTCTGGTTTATTTACACCTGATGATAATTTCATTAATCTATTATCGATACCAACCAATAAATCTAATTTGTTTCCTAATTTTTGATTGTAAAATAAATCTATTAAAGAGATTTTACCCTGACTAACACTTGGGTATTGGCTATGAGCATCATTAATTGTGCTTTCATAACTATAGTTTAATGTTACTTTTCCAGTTGCGAATTCATATTTAGCATTGGTACCAGCAGCTAGATTTTTAAGAATTGAATAATTATTTGCGTCTAGGAAAGCACCTCCGTCGAAGCTATAATTACCACGATAATAACGAATAAATGGATTGATAGAAAAATGTTTATCCAATTTAATACCGAAATTTGCATTCACTCCATCGGTTTTGAAACCATCTTTATCGAATACATTGGTATTACCAACTGGATTTGCAGCTTCAGAAATCCCATCGGTTTTCATGTGTGTATAATTAATGTTATAAGTAAAACCTTCAACAGCACCATTTAAACCGATTGTTCCTTTGTAAGTTTCGTAACTTCCAGCGCTTGCAACACCATAAATTGTGTTTCCTTTTGCGCCACCTTTTTTAGTTACAATATTAATTACCCCGGCAACTGCATCAGAACCATAAATTGTGGATTGGCCACCTCTTAGAATTTCAATGTGGTCGATTTGATCGATAGAAAACAAGCGTAAATCAAATGCTCCGCCGTTTCCAGAAGGATCATTTTGAACGATACCATCAATTAAAACTACGGCGTAAGCACTTCCTGCACCTCTAAAAAAAACCGATTTGTTTAATCCTGGATTACTGCTTGCCCCGGCAACGATAATACCTGCTTGCTCGCTAATAAGATCTGGAAGAGATTTTCCGTGACTACGTTCTAATGTTTCGCTTGTGATAATCGTAACAACTTTACCTGTTTGCGATTGTTTTTGATCATTTTTTGTAGCAGAAATTACAACATCTTTCAGTTGTAAACTGTCTTGTGCGTTAGCCAGCTGACTAACGATTAGTTGTGCAAGCCCTAGACCAGCAGCAACTAAAATTGTTTTTTTGTTCATTTGATTGTGAGTTTTACCCACAGCCAACAGATTAGGAAAGGAAATGAAAATACGAAAACATTAAGTACCTCAATCCTAGCTTCAATCCCCGAAAGCTATGAAATTAATCGCTAAGGCAGGTATTCTGACTTGCTCCCAATTTTTTCTGCCTTCCCAATCTTAATTAAAGAACAGTGGCGATAGAATGAAAAATCGTTAT is drawn from Pedobacter mucosus and contains these coding sequences:
- a CDS encoding Dabb family protein: MSTENKSSKGQIQHYVMFWLKPQLSKEEIIAFANFFESLKPINLIKSLSYGLAANTPTRPVTDNSFTYSLTIIFDTVEDHNAYQENKNHLDAVEKFSNNWYRVVVHDTLIS
- a CDS encoding YMGG-like glycine zipper-containing protein codes for the protein MKKIFVVIALSSVMFACNNKAKEEAALKQQQAEKQLAIKAIKDSLRIDSFKKVEIVKQEQAEKAQQEAALVAARRAGARSVSSSRSSGGSSTSSGSYGGTQATAKKKGWSDAAKGSVIGGAAGAVGGALIDKKKGRGAIIGGLVGAGGGYLIGRGEDRKSGRVVPKN
- a CDS encoding adenine nucleotide alpha hydrolase; translation: MRTKKQCIFNWSGGKDSTLALHYMLQDPSIQIRYLVTSVTEKYNRVSMHGIRESLLIKQVKSIGIPLHQIRLPEMPNMETYDDEMRKHLLKFRNEGITHAIYGDIFLEDLKTYREERLAEVGLTGIFPLWNRNTHDVINEFLQLNYKTIIVCAQHNLKSFCGKVITKDLVDKFPLTIDPCGENGEFHTFAFEGPIFNKEIAFDLGDKVFRSYNAPKKLDNEDEETDSNFNVMGFWYIDLLD
- a CDS encoding Sir2 family NAD-dependent protein deacetylase, whose amino-acid sequence is MKLVVLTGAGISAESGLKTFRDSDGLWEGYNVYDVATPEAWERNPEMVQEFYNERRKQVLNAEPNQAHKILAALEVNFDVEIITQNIDDLHERAGSSHVTHLHGIITKSQSDKEPGLTYEIKGSEIKMGELCDLGSQLRPHVVWFGESVPMIEIAAGICSKADVFVLIGTSLAVYPAASLIDFVAPSTIKYIIDPRTPDVKRYQNIICIEKNAVDGVAELKKILLNAN
- a CDS encoding ABC transporter substrate-binding protein; this encodes MKVVSFLPAATKMIYDMGLQEYLCGVTFECPKEAADLPKIVRCILEGKNYTSIEIDRIFSASKAQGKSLYWVDDELLESISPDIVFTQDICEVCNIDTVCTETAVMKLSKTPTIVPLSPNNLQDVFDCAITIAKAMGKEEVALNYLAKLQQKTDLILDKLRANRAPLKRVMLMEWIEPIYNCGHWIPFQIAAAGGVDMLSNPAGDSIVNQWDKIVKYNPQVLVIAPCGFDISRSFEEMPLLTSKTGWDNLDAVKNNQVYLADFDMFTQPSIGTLVDGIEALSCMFHPEIFKTDTRIQKKFVNLNSIKSYQVI
- a CDS encoding DUF6580 family putative transport protein; this translates as MSNLKFNPRTVILLLLILVITAFRLLVTFNSDALQFANFSSIGAVALFGGAYFKDNAKAFAFPLLSLFLSDFVLATTIFSKYSNGFLYEGWYWVYGAFALMVLVGKLMLKKINGISLLASTLTIVLIHWIVTDFPIWYGNPAYPQNLSGFWLVLAKAIPYEVRFLDGTLVYGAILFGAFEILKAKYPVLKLQTQKL
- a CDS encoding TonB-dependent receptor plug domain-containing protein, which produces MNKKTILVAAGLGLAQLIVSQLANAQDSLQLKDVVISATKNDQKQSQTGKVVTIITSETLERSHGKSLPDLISEQAGIIVAGASSNPGLNKSVFFRGAGSAYAVVLIDGIVQNDPSGNGGAFDLRLFSIDQIDHIEILRGGQSTIYGSDAVAGVINIVTKKGGAKGNTIYGVASAGSYETYKGTIGLNGAVEGFTYNINYTHMKTDGISEAANPVGNTNVFDKDGFKTDGVNANFGIKLDKHFSINPFIRYYRGNYSFDGGAFLDANNYSILKNLAAGTNAKYEFATGKVTLNYSYESTINDAHSQYPSVSQGKISLIDLFYNQKLGNKLDLLVGIDNRLMKLSSGVNKPEASIFAAYGSLFLHDLSVFNLEVGGRYNKHEQYGENFTYSITPSINIIKEVKLFGTVSTAFKVPTLNMLFGQFGANLDLEPEKSQNYEAGVNFSFADDKFSLRIAGFKRDLKDAIIYAFPAGYVNQVSQKTKGFEVEPAVKLGIFTVNGYYAYVEGNEFNFVDNAIADYLFRRPKHTFGLNAGVQATNNLFVSANYRYFGKRTDGNFATYTVDNLPAYKLLNAYAEYALAKKRVKIFFDAKNILNEKYNEIIGYNSLGFNFNAGVSFNIR